The Breoghania sp. L-A4 sequence GCGCCTGCACCAGGGCAATCGTCACGCCGACCACCAGCCCGACGATCATCGTCGGCGCGACCACATAGAGCAGCGTCCAGATCGCTTCGCGTCCGATATCGAGCACTTCGGCTCCGGTCATCGAGAAGTCTCCAAGGGCCGGCCGGGACGAAGCCCCTGCATCAACCGCGCGCCATCGGTCAAATCGGCATCCGCATGATTTCCTCGTAGGCGGCGATCACCTTGTCGCGGACCGACACCATGGTCTCCAGCGCAATCTCGGTTTCCGAGATGGCGGTGACCACGTCCACCACATCCGCCTTGCCTTGCAGCATGTCGACCGATTTGGCGTCTGTCGACCGGCCCTTGTCAACCAGTTCGCTGACGGCGGATTTCACCATTGCACCGAAATCCGCGCCGCCCGCCCCTTCGATCTTGGCGTCGGCGCCGCCGCGGGCAAATTGCTCCGCGAGCTTTGCCGCGTTCTGATAGGCATTTGCGGCGATCAATGGTGTGGCCATGGGACTGTTCCTGGAATTGGACGCTTCGAGCCGTCAAATGTTGACTGTGTCAGGGCGGTGAAGGGTTCTTAGCCGCGGAGAATGTCGATGGTTCGCTGCAGCATGCGGCGCGTCGACTGGATAACGTTGAGATTGGCCTCGTAAGACCGCTGCGCCTCGCGGATATCCACGGTTTCAACCAGCGTGTTGACATTGGGCATGCGCACATTGCCCGCGGCATCCGCCGCCGGATGGCCCGGTTCGTGGCGCACCTGGAACTCGGACCTGTCGAGCTGGATACGGCCGAGCTCCACGACCCGGGCGCCCAGTTCCCGGTCGAACTCGGAGCGGAAGGTAGGAATTCTGCGCCTATAGGGATCCTCTTCCGGCGTCCTGCCGGTGGAATCCTTGTTGGCGATATTCTCCGCGATCACCCGCATGCGTCCGTTTTGCGCCTTCAGGCCGGACGCGGCGATCATCAGCGATCTGACAAAGTCCATTGTGGTGCTCCGGTAAAACGATCAGCGTTTGCCGAGCGCGGTCTTGATGAGGCCCATGCCTCGCGTGTAGATCGACGTGGCCGCCTGGTAGTCCATCTGGTTGGCGGTGATTTTCATCATCTGCTCTTCCAGGACAACGGAGTTGCCCTCTGGGGTAATCTCGAAACTGCCGACTTCGCGGGGCCGGTTCGGCCCGTTATGGCTCCCGGTCCGCATGTGACCTTCCTGGGTCACCGCCTGCTGGACGTATTGCGACCGCGACCCCTTCAAGGTGTTGGTGAAGCTCACCTGCTTGATGTCACGCGAATGGAAATCGGGCGTGTCAGCGTTGGCGACATTTTCCGCCAGCACCTTTTGACGCGTCTGATGCCACTGCATCTTGGTCCGCAGCGCCTGAAAGATCGGAAGATCGGTGA is a genomic window containing:
- a CDS encoding flagellar hook-basal body complex protein FliE, yielding MATPLIAANAYQNAAKLAEQFARGGADAKIEGAGGADFGAMVKSAVSELVDKGRSTDAKSVDMLQGKADVVDVVTAISETEIALETMVSVRDKVIAAYEEIMRMPI
- the flgC gene encoding flagellar basal body rod protein FlgC; this translates as MDFVRSLMIAASGLKAQNGRMRVIAENIANKDSTGRTPEEDPYRRRIPTFRSEFDRELGARVVELGRIQLDRSEFQVRHEPGHPAADAAGNVRMPNVNTLVETVDIREAQRSYEANLNVIQSTRRMLQRTIDILRG
- the flgB gene encoding flagellar basal body rod protein FlgB, which translates into the protein MEAGVNGGFPGMTRRESRQPPDQAQRVGQRNRTGELMAVTDLPIFQALRTKMQWHQTRQKVLAENVANADTPDFHSRDIKQVSFTNTLKGSRSQYVQQAVTQEGHMRTGSHNGPNRPREVGSFEITPEGNSVVLEEQMMKITANQMDYQAATSIYTRGMGLIKTALGKR